agagagtgatgaaAACGAGTTAAATTTAAGGAAAttataaactcatttatgactcatttgacacatatattaagtttaaatatttattaaaagtttaattATTATGGAatatatttaattcatattCCGTTTAACAACTACAATCGATTCCCTTTCTAGTCGATTGAGTTAAGAAATGGATCCATAACCCATTTTGATAGTGTTAATCAATATGGAATGGAGtttgaatgagaaaatttgaacAATATTCAGTATGCTAGCAGCAGCAACAAGTACTAATTACTCCTTTCCTTTCTAGTCTATACAAATGACTTTTGTGCATATGGGAAAGGAATTTATGTGAGCTCAGATATTTTAGTTTCCGTTCAcacccccaaaagaaaaaagaacaactCCATTTCTTTCCAATTTCTAGGGTACGATCGGTGGAGGGGCGGCATTGTATCGCATTCGAGCTGAATTCCCCACGCATTTCATTTCAAGCGCTTTCCAATGCCCCGCATTCCGCCGCGCCATCGACGCGATGCATtcgagaagaaaagaagaggagacGACCTGGCAGGGCGGCGGCGCTCGGTGCTCGGTCGTGGCTCCTCGTTTCCCTCGGCCGTCACCAGTCGCCGTCGGTCGTCGTCGTCGGTAGAGGGGGGGGAGGGATCTACGCGCAAActtctcaattaattaattcGGAGGCCGAGATATTTTTTGACCGGTGGGCCCCGCCCCTCCTTtccctctcccctcccctccctcctcccGTGCGCTGGGCTCGCAGCAAACCGCGTGCTTcgctgtaaaaaaaaaaaataaaagaaatttaacgaagaaaaggaggagagaaaaaacggccctccctcctctccccacccttcctttttttttttttcccttaaagtCGCGAAAACTTATATGGACCTCACAAAATCGCCCGCTTCTAAAAACAGAGAAGAGCGTGCGCGATACATCGGGGCTTCTTTCCATCGGGGCTCCTCCGGATAAGAACGGCGTACGGGATTTGAGAGGATATTCCTCCGACTTCGTTCCGAATCAAATCCCCGTCCGCTTAGAAAAGGGTCGTCGCTCTTTCTCCCGTCCGGGTCTCCGATCGATTGGGAATTCCGATCCGGTTCCGAGCGGTGGGTCTGGTTGCGTCTTTCTTTCGGCATAGGGATTCGATTTGCGGAGCTCCTTAGGCCGACCCAGATCCGCGCTGCCCTTCCAGCCGAGGGCGATTCCCCTTCCCCGCCGCCTGCGATGGAGGCCGAGAAGAAGTACATTACGGCGGAGGAGCTCCGGAAGCACAGCACGCCGGGGGATCTGTGGATCTCGATCCGGGGGAAGGTGTACGACGTGACGGAGTGGGCGGAGCGGCACCCCGGCGGCGAGATCCCGCTCCGCACCTTGGCGGGGCAGGACGTGACGGACGCGTTCCTGGCGTACCACCCCGTGTCGGCCTGGCAGCACCTGGAGGGGCTGTACACTGGGTACCGCGTCCGGGACTTCGCCCCCTCCGAGGTGTCCAAGGACTACCGGCGGCTCCacgccgagctcgcccgcctgGGGATGTTCGAGAAGAAGGGGCACATCGCGGTGTGCGCCCTGACGGCCATCGCGCTGATGCTTTCGCTGTGCGTGTACGGTGTGGTGGCGTGCGAGGGCGTGGCGGTGCACTTCCTCTGCGCCGTCCTGCTCGGGCTGCTGTGGATCCAGGGCGCGTACATGGGGCACGACTCCGGGCACTACCAGGTGATGACGACCACGGGATGCAACCAGATAACCCAGCTCCTGGCGGGCAACTGCCTGACCGGCATCAGCATCGCGTGGTGGAAGTGGACCCACAACGCCCACCACCTCGCCTGCAACAGCCTCGACCACGACCCGGACCTCCAGCACATCCCGGTGTTCGCCGTCTCCTCGAGGTTCTTCAACTCGCTCACCTCCATCTTCTACGGCCGGAAGCTCCAATTCGACTCCGTGGCGAGGCTGTTGGTGAGCTACCAGCACTGGACGTTCTACCCGGTCATGTGCGTGGGGCGGATCAATCTGTTCATCCAGacattcctcctcctcttctccaaGCGGAAAGTCCCAGATCGCGCCCTCAACATCCTGGGCATCCTCGTGTTCTGGACCTGGTTTCCTCTGCTCGTGTCCTTCCTCCCCACCTGGAGCGAGCGGGCCATGTTCGTGGTCACCAGCCTCAGCGTCACGGCCATCCAGCACATCCAGTTCTGCCTCAACCACTTCTCCGCCAACGTCTACATGGGCCCGCCCAACGGGAGCGACTGGTTCGAGAAGCAGACCGGCGGGACCATCGACATCTCGTGCCCGACCTGGATGGACTGGTTCCACGGCGGGCTCCAGTTCCAGCTGGAGCACCACCTGTTCCCGCGGCTGCCCCGGTGCCAGCTCCGGGGGATCTCCCCGCTCGCCCGCGACCTGTGCAAGAAGCACAACCTCCCCTACCGGAGCCTCTCCTTCTGGGACGCCAACATCTCCACCCTCCGGACGCTGCGGACCGCCGCGCTGCAGGCGCGGGACCTGTCCAGCCCCGTGCCCAAGAACCTTGTCTGGGAAGCCGTCAACACCCACGGCTGATGAGCAGGcgtggaggaggaggggggCTTGGGGCCTTTCAATTCGACATTTACAGCATTTCTTCGCGCATTCCCAGACTTTTcagatgatttttttcttcagcCCCTGCCTTGTTTCCATTTCGCACACCAGCCGTTCTTCAGAATTCGATTCGATTTCAATCCCCCGGAGTTCTTTACCTGCGAGGTTTGATTTGCTAATGTTCGATCTTCGGCTCTCTCTTATAATattaatttgtttcttttgagcATTTCTTTTCTTACCTGTTTCTTGCTCGCCTTTCGTTCTTATTTCTCGTACCCATCATCAATATACAAACCCTATATTCTTTGTTTACTAGAGAAAATCTCGTCTGTCAACACTCCGTCTTCTCTTTCGGAAAAACTCACGAATGATTTTCGACCTCAAATCGAGCTCTCCCACCTTCCgcttcgggtcgggtcgggtcgggtcgggacTTTTGAGGCAGCGAAACCCTTCGGCTGTGTAGATATTTTTGCTCCGACTCGATAGTGGCCGCGCAAATGTCTGTAAATCGGGGAGCGGGGGTCGTCAAATTTGACCGTTGACGCTCCCTCGGCATACCTTCGGATCGATCCACCGTGGCCATTCAGGAGACGGGGCCGGGGGGGCGATGCCCGGTGGGCTTCTCGATCGGGTATAATCGATTCGTGGCGCACGTGGCTCGGGCCAGCCAACGTCGCCTTCGCTTTCGCACACCGCACTCGCTCCCCGTTGTCTTCAGGATGGGCGGGCCCCGCCACGACTTTATGCTGCCGTCTGAAAATATATCTGGGGCCGCGATTCTTTGTCTGGGACTAGTGCTGGCCACCGTACGGCGTGCGGGGTCGGTCTCCTCCACGCCTCGATCGAGGTGACCTCAGAGAAAGAGAGGGTTCCAATTGAAAATAAGGATTAATTCCGGCCAAAACAAAACCTCGGGCCGGTCGAGGTGACCTTGAAGGAAGAAGTTTTCAatcgaaaataaaattaattccaCGTTAAAAAAAGCCTCATACGGGTACGTTCCGGGGATGGCATTTCTCTCgaacctaattttttttgtcacgGGGATGGATCACGGTACCCCGGACGTTGAGAGTAGCAATCCACGGAAGGAAGTCATTGGCCGCTCATTGGCCCCGGTGCTTGGTACCACTATGTACGACCGTTGATGTGCCTTAATTTAATTGGTTATATCATATTAAGGCgcattaattaaaattaaagagaaaaagggtTGCTGGCCACGTGATTGTGTTAATTACGTCTTTGTCACCGTGCGGGCGCATAATTACCTGtctgattgaatttttttttaatacgtGGTCCACGATTTATTTGGACAGCGGACCGCATTGATGCCCATCATTAGCGCCCGTAATCCACGAGGCGCTAATCATTCGTCCCCCACCCCACCAGCAATTCCTCGCCGTTGTAATTGAGGCTAAAATCATGGGCCCTCTTTCAGCCCAGAATTACGAAACGGACCACGACCGTTGGCCCCTCCCTCCCCCGGTCCATAATTCCTCGGGTGGGACCCAGACTCCGGGTCCCATCATCCCGGGGTGAATGTCCTGGAAAGCCCATCCCCACCGAGCCAACGTGTTCTCTGATTTTAGGGGTATTTCTGACCTTTCACGcttcatttattaatttcttttcttaagaAGTACTAAAAGTCCTACTATTTAtaacaaaagtaaaattaaactaaaattcatcaagaaaaacaatcaaattttaaaatttatcatgaaaatataattaaatcataaaaatttcaaaaattataataaaaaacgatctaattaaattaattaaaaaattttaaattcaatttcactttttttttttccaatttgattgcatatttaaaaagttttaaaatctaattatattttttaaataagttaaatcctctgttttttttttttttttcttttttgctcccTTGTGGGGAGCTTTGCTGCTGGAACTCGAAGTGAATGCTGTGGAGAACCCCTCTTGCTGGGGAAGTCTGTGGCCTGTGCAAATGCCAACTACCGCGAGCGCCCACAACAATATATAAAAACGcctatctccctctctctctctctctctcttaaatgCTCCtgtccctctttctctctctctctctctctcgctcgctctgtCATTTTCCCTTGCCATCGACTCCAAATCGCACTCCTGGTCTTGCTTCTCCCTcactccatctctctctctctctctactgtgaAAATTTTTTCTGTTCTGTTCTTGTTGGCGGTAGCTATATCTCACCGCGACCTCCCTCTCCGGAATCTCGCCCGCTCCTTCATTCTTCATTCTTcattccccctctctctcgcggCATTGTCAGCGGGCGTGGGGGCGGTGCGTCTCTCCTCGGGTTCGCGCTAGGGTTTCGCGGCGATCCCGCCGATGCGCTCGCCTCGCGATTGAGCTTCCCGCCAGGTCGCATGGAGATGGAGCGGCTGAGGTCGGCGAATCCCGCCATGACTTTCGACGAGGTCTCCATGGAGCGCAGCAAGAGCTTCGTCAAGGCCTTGCAggtcttcctttcttcctttgatCCTCCGTCCTGTGGATAGATCCGTTGCTTGTTCGGTGCTCGACTTTCGTTGCGTCTTTCTTTTGGGGGCCGGTGTTGGTCGTGCGTCGcggatttttttttgcatgatcGCCGGTTGACTTTTGAAAAATCCGATTGTGGATTCGTCGGAAGTGCTTTTAATCGAGGTTGTATCCGTGTTGGTGCCCGTCGCAGGAGTTGAAGAATTTGAGGCCTCAGCTCTATTCGGCTGCGGAGTACTGCGAGAAGTCTTATCTCAATAGCGAGCAAAAGCAAATGTACGATTTTCCTCACGCCATTACTACACTGTTAGGATTAGTGGTGGCATTGAGTTGCTTTGCGATTTGTCTTCTTGGAAGCCGTCGATATGGCTGACAGCCGTCAATATGGCTGACGGCCATAGGGTCTATCTTGTCGAAAGTGTAGAATCTGAACGGCTGATGATTTGCTTGTGGTAATGCCTATAGATGATGGACCTAAGTGGTCCCGGACTCGGATGGCTTGTTTCTTAGATGAGGAAGTGCTGTTCTCCAATTCATTGGGAACATGCAGACTTGATATTGTGAGGCTGAAAGACTCGAAATGTTAGATATGAATAACTTGTTTACGACATGATATACCTAGTATGCTTTCTTACCATAGAAGCATATTCTTCTTGCACTTTCGCCCACTTCATTGTTCAAGACAATATAGTGCTTGTCTTGCTATCTATCTGAagacatttctatttttggttaTGAGTCATGTCAAATGGTCGTGGTTATATACTTGCGTAGTGTCAGTCACGTTCGGGTTTGGGGTCTGTATGTCAGATTTCAGTTTTGTCATTCAAGAAGCTGAGAACATTTTTTTGGCTAATGGCTCTcgaaattattatttatgataTGTAAAACATTGAGGGGTGAGTCCCACTTAGAAAGAATCGTGCTCTTTTAGTTTGTGTTGTTGGGAAATTTTAGAAAGGTGATCTCCATTCTGTTCTTACTTTAAAAATGTCATGTCCTgaaaatcgttttttttttttttttttttttcgtttgatGAGATTGCAGATCTAGAAAGTTCTCCATCGAGCAACTTTGCGAGAGGGAATAGATCATTTTAAGGTCTTTGAATTCCAAAATAACTTGGAAACTACCATTCTTGTTTACAACGTTAGAGTAGATTCTTGCATTTGATATTCTTGTCTCGATCTGCCTAACAGGACACAACTTCCTGATGGTTTGGCAGCCATATCTATAGTTTTTTGAACATGGATTCTTGAGCTAACTTCTGGACTGCTGTGCTTGTCGTTTTCCCAATTTCTTATCCATAAGTAAGCTCATTGGTTAATCTATGAAATTTCGCTCACTGGTGAGCTTAGGGTATTGGACAACCTGAAAGATTATGCTGTGCGAGCCCTGGTCAATGCTGTCGATCACCTTGGAACAGTGGCTTATAAATTAACTGACCTTATTGAGCAGCAATCTTTGGATATCACAGTCATGGAGCTAAAGGTCACCGGTTTTAATCAGGTAAGCTCTTTCTGCCGTTTAACTAACAGTACAATCATGTGCAACGGACTACATGATAGAgatgtaaaaaatattttcgtatACCTCAGCAACTTCTTACATGCAAAACATACTCGGATAAGGAAGGCCTCCGGCAGCAGCAGTTGTTGGCAATTATTCCCCGACATCACAAGCACTACATGTTACCAAGTAAGACTGTTTACATTCCTGAGGTGCTGACTTGGATCATGAGAAATTTGTCAGTTTTGCGTCTCTTTTGTTAGGTTATTTTAATTGCATACTCTGGATCTTTGTGCAATGTTTAACTTTATTGTATTCCAAATGAGGTAGATTCTGTCAATAAGAAAGTGCATTTTAGTCCACAAATTCAGAAAGATGTCAggcaaaatcattttcaagctAGATCTCGTCTTCAGCCTTCAGGTATATGGACTTTACAGTGTTGCACTTGAGCTATTTACTTTTGATCTTACATGATTTTGCACTATTTTTCTCTGCTAAAATGAAGCTCAATCATTTTTATTCTAGCTACCCCTGCTGCAAAAACACTTTCTTGGCATTTAGCATCAGAAACGAAGTCCACGTTGAAAGGAACTCAAAATGCTTCAGCAAGGTAATTAGTCAGCATGTGGTTACCAACTCTCTTGCGTTAAGAActtaatttcttcttcatttgcaGCACTGAAGATTCTGCAAAAAAGCCCGAACTCTTTCATCTGCCAGGTGTGTCCCgtcttgctttttttcttctttcaaccTTTTTTCGATTTCTCCTGATGTTGCTACTGCATACAAGAATGATCTCCAAGCGCGTTCATTTTGTCATCTGTGTAGATGATGGCGAGAATGCTCTGACCAAATCCTCGGTGGGTCATCCACAAGTTCTAACAggaggttctacttatggagcAATCCCCCCGTCAGTTGCTGCTGCACGCAGGGTAATTTGTTACTTTAGAAGATTGAAGACATTCCTATATCTGTTTAGTAGGTTACACTGTAGTCCATCTCTGATAGATACGTTGATGGGTTGAATTGTTTTACCTCTCATCTATGAGGTGGTGAGCGATGGTGTACGAAAGGTCATCTTGTGGAGCTCTTCTACTGCCACCACCGTACATTGGGATTTTGAAGAATTGTTCAAAACCTTAAATTTACTCACAGACTCTATTCTCTTTTAGGATTCTTGGGAGGGCACCAAACCATTGTCGACATTCAGGTCATTTGATAATCCAGATCGGCGGGAGATTGTCCGTGCCCCTGCTCGCAGCAAAAGCATGCTATCAGCCTTCTTTGTCAAAGCAAAGACGCCTAAGATGAAGGCCAGTGCTGTATCATGAATCCCAAATAACACAGACACTAGCCATCATCATTCACGCCTTGTGGTCGAATCGTTGTAAATTGCACTCTagtttcttctttctctgcaattatcctctggaatgggagcGGTTCTTAGATGACATGTACCTCTCTAGGATCTTGATCTAAACGCTTTATAGTTAGCTTGTTAATAACGGGCGATGCTCGGCTTGAATGTACGGTCTTCATTTCGTTCATTCCTTTTGAATACTGATGCGATATTCTTTAATCTTTGGAAATACCCATTGTTTGCTGTTTGCACTCGCGCTTAGGCAACTGACTGATAAATTTTTGTCGCCACAACGGCTTCCTCTTTTTTCCCATTACTACTGTTAGGCTGGATTTCGTCACGCTGGGCTACCCAATTTGTAAAGGGGTTGATGATTTCTCGCCCAATTTTACATCTTAATGGTTCGTGTGCAGTTTTCGCTCCACTCCCAAAGAATCCAAAACCAATTATGTGTAATCAAACAGCATTCTTTGGGACTCTAATGGCCCATGAATGATGTTTTTAAAGAATGCAAGTCCAACCCAGTTTTGGATTTGGAGCATTTTCCGGAATGCTAATTCAATTATCTTCGTTCACTTGAGCCCACGCCATAACTTTTGAAATTCCACTCTTACCCTTACCTTTTTTTAACCTATGTCGCTGGCAAGCCTTTAAGGTCACATAATTTAGACTCTCAAACCGGTGGATTGGGTTTAGATTAGATTGAAAATGGTCCAAATTACCCATtatcatgcaatacaaatttaataacctatattattaaaaactttcatttttaactcaatctaggaaatctaatgccaaaattgaaattagagCATGAAATGAATGAGTGCAAAATCAAATAACATTAAGAGAGAATAGGtgaattaaatttaagaaagttttgaacccatttaataattatattgttTTGAGTTTTACTATTCtaaacccatttatggaccATTTAGTGAATATAATTAACTCTATAACAAATTCAGTCCACCAAATATGTTTTAAAAATTGTGTCTATGACTCATTTTGGCGGGTCTAGTGTAGCCTTTGGTGAGGGTTGCACAACCCCAAAGTCGAGGTTGTATGACCCTTGCCTAAGGTCAAGCAACCTTAGAGGAGTGCCATTACTACCAAATTTGGCTCACCAACACTTgatgttggaggtttgtttatCAAAACAAGCTAAGTGTTTTCTTTTATCCCACATAGAAAAAGTGAGAGGAAGTGAGCCAATTTATAAGTGTGGGTTTTTTTGTGTATCTCaaggaatgattgggtggggctagaccccaccatactcACGTGTGGGTGCGCGATTTTGGCACAATTAGCATTTAGCGTACCCGCGGTTTTAGTACTAAtcccttttgttattttattttattttttttgttattaatttttaatttcaaaggttgccttttgttttaaaattttgaaataaatataaaaaatgaaaattcgaaattttatttatttaaaaaatattattattcctaattttttgtttgtatttttcgagacaacctttggaaaaattacttattccatttgcaacttttccctaagggttgcaattgttcggtttttcgacttcttccaaatggtcgcatttgtttattcgaataattttctaaaggaCGTGTTTGttaaaacttttggaaaaattacttattcggtttgcaacttttcccgaagggttgcaattgttcggttTTCGACTTTTTCCGAAAGGTCTCATTTGTTTATCGTAACAATTTTCTAAATgacgtgtttgttcatttttttggaaattttttttacgaAGAGTTGCATGTAAgactgttttatatatatacttgtcgtTTTCGGAAGAAACAAAGTGATCATTTCCAAACCTTCATTCAgaaaaaactgcagccaatttttcgattatttcgactttttccGAAgggtcgcatttgtttatcgtAAAATTACTTATTCCATTAGCAACTTTATAGgataaataaatcattaaagaaagtgatatcacgcctcaaagttcGACTTGAATATTCTAAAGATCCATCTTCATTGTTTACCCAATTCAAAGCCATATTTTCTCAATACTTTATTCATGTATGAATGTAATTTTAAACAATCAACATTTAATCACAGTTGTACACCGAAACTCTTCTAAATTAACTCTACCAAATACTGTAATATTCTTTAACTTAaagattttctcatttttcctgAAGTTTTCCGCAGGAGCCAAATTAAGCGTAGCCTTAACCTTTCACGAGTACGCCAAAAATGAGCATTATGTGAATTGGAACAGTGGAGATGGAGAATTGGACCGCTAAGATTTTTTCTatgtgaagggaaaaaaaaaaaaagaaaaaaaaaaggatcacaCTAAACGCTGGGAATTTGtttcttaaatttgaaaatccatAAACCGCAAATGAATTGTGATGGGGCCCGTGTTATCGAATTCCTGCCCTCACACGGGCGACGGGCGGGGCCCACGGAAGAAACAAGCAACTTGGGCGGGTAAAAAAGGTTAACAACAACGAGAACCGTTGTCTGTCCGGCACACGTGTCAAGAGAAGATCCACCTGGCGCTGGAAATATCCAGACGCTTCTCCCGAccggagaaaagaaaagggcgcGAAACATCTCGATTCGTCTAcgttcttcttccttcgtcctcccgtcgtcgtcgtcgtcgcggcTCCTTCCCCTATAAAGCAGAGGAGCTCTCTCGAACCAACGGGACCTGAAGCAAGCACGACTTCGCACTCGTTCTGACTgcaaaagcgagagagagaggcaaagcAGCGATCCTGTCGTTTGGGTGGGTGGACCGATCGGCGCCGGTAACTGAGAGTCGTTAGGATCGGCGGAACCGTTCCCGGTGGATCTTCGCGACTTTCGATCAGGCCTTCGTCTTCGTTTCCGCTTTTCGGACTTCTTCTTAAAGCTGTAAGTCGGGTTTGCTTCTACTTCCTCTCCGCTCCCTCTGCTTCTCATTTTTGCTGTGCTCGTTGCACGCCGCCGCCGTGTATTGCGAAGTCCGTTTGGATTCTTGATGGTGATTCTTTGAAGGAATTTCGTCCTGTGAATCCGGTCTTTCTTTCGTGATTAGAACGGAGCAGAAAGTAGGATGTCCGTTATTGTTGTTACTGCATCGCCATGTGATATGGTACGCGGGCATTCGAATAATTTCCGAATGACGCTCATTCATCGGTGATTGTTATCTTCTGAATATGAGTATGTTGTTCGTTACTAGAATTGGTAAAGATTTGAGTATTTTGTGGCACCTTTTTGGAGGGTACTCGGTGGGGATTTCGTGATTGTCTCCGCTCTTGGTAGAGACGTGAGTAAATGTTGAGGGCACGAAGACTTCTCTTTGTTGTCCGAGCATTTCTGCAGACCTTTTCGTGGGATAACCAGAATTATGCGGAAAAGATTTCCTTTTAACTGATTTCTAATTTTCGATAAAATTTTTTAATCGTCTGAAGTTTAAGGTATCAACAAAGTATTATTCGCATGTACTTCTCTTACTTCTCTTATTTCTGTTCTGCATCTGATGATTTCTGCAGCTCTTTAAATTTAAGTTGCTTGAAAAAACTGTTTCTTAGTAATTGTGGAGATGGTCATTGTTATTAGATAGCCACCATCTCATGTTTGTGTGCAGAGATGGTCATTTTTACTGGTTCGAGTGATTCTGCTGGAAATTTACTTAGCAC
The window above is part of the Eucalyptus grandis isolate ANBG69807.140 chromosome 6, ASM1654582v1, whole genome shotgun sequence genome. Proteins encoded here:
- the LOC104442138 gene encoding delta(8)-fatty-acid desaturase 2, encoding MEAEKKYITAEELRKHSTPGDLWISIRGKVYDVTEWAERHPGGEIPLRTLAGQDVTDAFLAYHPVSAWQHLEGLYTGYRVRDFAPSEVSKDYRRLHAELARLGMFEKKGHIAVCALTAIALMLSLCVYGVVACEGVAVHFLCAVLLGLLWIQGAYMGHDSGHYQVMTTTGCNQITQLLAGNCLTGISIAWWKWTHNAHHLACNSLDHDPDLQHIPVFAVSSRFFNSLTSIFYGRKLQFDSVARLLVSYQHWTFYPVMCVGRINLFIQTFLLLFSKRKVPDRALNILGILVFWTWFPLLVSFLPTWSERAMFVVTSLSVTAIQHIQFCLNHFSANVYMGPPNGSDWFEKQTGGTIDISCPTWMDWFHGGLQFQLEHHLFPRLPRCQLRGISPLARDLCKKHNLPYRSLSFWDANISTLRTLRTAALQARDLSSPVPKNLVWEAVNTHG
- the LOC104442140 gene encoding protein ABIL1, translated to MLLSLFLSLSLSRSLCHFPLPSTPNRTPGLASPSLHLSLSLYCENFFCSVLVGGSYISPRPPSPESRPLLHSSFFIPPLSRGIVSGRGGGASLLGFALGFRGDPADALASRLSFPPGRMEMERLRSANPAMTFDEVSMERSKSFVKALQELKNLRPQLYSAAEYCEKSYLNSEQKQMVLDNLKDYAVRALVNAVDHLGTVAYKLTDLIEQQSLDITVMELKVTGFNQQLLTCKTYSDKEGLRQQQLLAIIPRHHKHYMLPNSVNKKVHFSPQIQKDVRQNHFQARSRLQPSATPAAKTLSWHLASETKSTLKGTQNASASTEDSAKKPELFHLPDDGENALTKSSVGHPQVLTGGSTYGAIPPSVAAARRDSWEGTKPLSTFRSFDNPDRREIVRAPARSKSMLSAFFVKAKTPKMKASAVS